CCAAGAAAAAGGGCTGCAAGATTATCTGCGTAGACCCCCGCAAGACCGAAACGGCCCGCATCGCCGATATTTACCTGCCCATCAAGGGCGGCACCAACATGCTGTTTCTCAACGCCATGGCCCACGTCATCGTCACGTCGGACTTGGTAGACCACGACTTTATCGAGGCCCACACGACGGGCTTCGAGGAATACGCAGCGGAAATTTCGCAGAAGAAATACGCCCCCGAAGCGGTTTCCCTCGCCACGGGCCTGGCTGCCGGCGACATCCGCGCCGCCGCCCGCTTGTTCGCTTCATCGAAGCACACCATCACCTTGTGGGGCATGGGCGTGACGCAGTTTTCCCAAGGCGTAGAATGCGTCATCGCCTGTTCAAACCTAAACCTCATGACGGGAAACTACGGCCGCCACGCCTCCGGCGTCGGTCCCGTCCGCGGCCAGAACAACGTTCAAGGCACGTGCGACATGGGCCTGCTGCCTAACAATTATCCTGGCTATCAGCCCGTCGCCGATCCGCAGGTGCGGCAGAAATTTGAAAAGGCCTGGGGCCGTCCCCTGCCGTCTAAGCCCGGCATGATGCTGACCCAGGTCCCCCACGCCGTGTTGGAAGAAACGGATCCGGCCAAGAAAATTCACGCCTACTACATCGTCGGCGAAGATCCGGCCCAATCGGACCCGAATTTGGCCGAAGTCCGGGAAACCTTGTCCAACATCGATTTCGTCATCGTGCAGGATATTTTCTTCAACAAGACCTGCGAATACGCCGACGTCATCTTCCCGGCTACGGCCTGGGGCGAACACGACGCGGTGTACACGTCGTGCGACCGCCGCTTCCAGCGCGTCCGCAAGCTCGTCGAGCCCCAAGAGGGCTGCCTGACCGACTGGGACATCACGTGCCGCCTGGCAACGGCCATGGGCTATCCCATGCACTACGCCGACACGGAGCAGATATGGGATGAAATGCGCCGCTTATGTCCCAAATTTACCGGCGCGACCTATGAAAAAATCGCCGCCAACCACGGTGTCCAATGGCCCTGTACGTCGGAAGACCCGTCCGACACGGGCACGCCGATCCTCCATGAAGGCGGCCATTTCGCCACGGCCGACCACAAAGGCTATTTCTACTACTATCCCTATACGCCGGTCCGCGAACGGGAAAACGCCGAATATCCCTTTTCGCTGGCTACGGTCCGCGAGGTAGGACATTATTCGGTCCGCACCATGACCGGCAACTGCCGCGTCCTGGCCGGCCTGGCCGACGAGCCGGGCTACATCGCCATGAACACCGAGGACTGCCGGAACCTGGACATTACGGAAGGGGAACTGGTCAATGTCGTCTCGCCGCGGGGCCATACGATTACCCGCTGCCTGCCGACGGACCGCGTATCTCCCGGCTCGACGTACATGACCTACCAATGGTGGATCGGAGCCTGCAACGAGCTGACCACGTCGGTCCTCGACCCGAAAAGCCGCACGCCTGAATTCAAGTACTGCGCCTGCCGCATCGAAAAAATCCAAAACCAGAAAGGCGCCGAATTGTTCATCAAGCGGCGGTACGAAGAAATCCGCGCCCGCATGGGCGTATCCGTCAAAGGAGAAAACCATGTATAAACACGTCAAAGTCGACCCGGTTCTATGCATTGGCTGCAATACCTGCATGGCCGCCTGCGTCGTCAGCCATACGGGCAAGCGCATCTTTTCCATGGAGCCGGACAGCTACGATTTTACGCCGCGCATCCGCATCGTGCGCACCAGCGACGTCACCAAGCCCATCCACTGTATGCAGTGCGCCAATCCGCAATGCATGGCAGCCTGCCCCTTCAACTGCATCTTTTTCGGCGAGCGCACTATCGTCATCGACGAGGACGCCTGCCGGGGCTGCGGCAAATGTGCCCGGGCCTGCCCATTCGGGGCCATTACGATGACCCGAATCGTCCACGGCAACACCCAGGGCCGGTCCTTCCGCCTGGTGGCCTTAAAATGTGACCTCTGCGCCAATACGATCAAAGGGACGCCGGCCTGTATCGACGCCTGCCCGACGGAAGCTCTCTCCCTGTTTGAGCCGCCGCCTCCCCGCAAAAAGAAAAAGAACACCTGATATATGTGACAGGAGAGTATCGTCATGAACGCCCTCACGCTGGCCGAAGCCGCCGCCCTCTGGCGCGGCATACTGGCTCATACGACGCATACAATAGAATACGTCCCACCCGATACGGCCTGGGGCCGCATTGCCGCCGCCGACATCTGCGCGGCTCATCCCTATCCGCCCTATCGGAAATCGCCCTTCGACGGGTACGCCCTCTGCCTGAACGGAAAGGAACGGTCCTACGAGGTCGTCGCCACCATCGGCGCCGGCGAGCACTATGACGAGCCCGTCCTTCCCGGACAAGCCGTGCGCCTCATGACGGGCTGCGCCGTGCCGCGCAGCTGTCAGGCCGTCGTCATGCAGGAGGCCGTCCGCCGTCAGGGAAAGAGGATTGAATTGACGACCATTCCCCTGCCGGAAGACAATATCATTCCCATCGGCGAGGAATGCCTGTCCGGCGAGGTGCTTCTATCCCAGGGAACGTACCTGACAAGCGGAGCCGTATCGGTCGCCGTCGCCATGGGAAATACGGCGATTCCCGTGTACAAAGACGTCCGGGTGCTCCTCGTCACGTCGGGGCGGGAACTCGTCATGGCCGGCCAAGAGCGTCAGTACGGCCAGATATACAACTCCAACGCTTATCTGTTTCAGCAGCTGCTGCGCAACGAAGGAATTCGCAGCGCCGCCTTCTGCCACGTCAGCGACGCGCCGGAAAGGCTGGCGTCAGAAATAGAGCGGGTACGGGAGCTGGCTGCCGACGCCGACCTGATCCTGTCGACAGGCGGCGTTTCCGTCGGATTGTACGACACCATGCCTCAGCTCTTTCAGCATCTGGGAGCCAGAGAGCTATACCGGCGCATCGCTATGCGGCCCGGCTCGGCGTCGTACGGCGGCCTCATCGAACGAAAGGGCGGCAACGCCGTGCCCGTCCTGGGACTGTCGGGAAATCCTTCAGCAGCATTCAACGCCTTTCATCTCCTGGCCGTCCCGGTGCTGCGGCAGCTCCGCGGCGAAAAGCGCGGCGATTTCCCCGTCGTAACCTGCCGGCTGAACGGAAATTTGACGAAGGAAAATCCTGTAGACCGATTCGTCCAGGGACGCCTTTCCTTTGCACAAGGCCAGCCGGTATTCACGCCGAACCACGTCGTCACGTCCAGCGCCCTCTTAGGGCTAAAGGCGGCAAACGCCCTGGCCCTGCGCCCCAAACACTCGCCGCCACTGACCAATGGAGCGGAAGTTCCCGTCCTGCTGCTGCGGCGAATATAACGATACAAAATAAGACCTATGCACGCTGTCAAAGGCTGCATAGGTCTTTATTTTGTACTATTTAACAATAATGCGTTCTTCATGAGCAAAGACGCGGAACGAATCGCTCCGCAAGGCACAGACCAGCGTAAGGCCCAGCCGTGCCGCCGCTTCGATGCCGGCGCTCGTCGCCATGGCCCGCGAGGCGATGCACGATACGCCGAGGACGCTGGCCTTTTCCGCCACCTGCTGCGGCACGCGGCCGCTGAATACCAAGACAGCCTGCGACGTATCTATGTTGCGGAGATATACTTCGCCGGCCAAACGGTCCAGCACGTTATACCGGCTTACGTCTTCTGCATAGGCCAGGACCACTCCATCCTGCACGAGAGCCCCTTCATGGACGCCGTGAGTCATATGATGAGCCGCCGATAATTCGTCCAGCAGTGTGCCGTACGAGCATAATCGTTCGACCGTAACAGTCATGGGCCGCCGCTTGCTCGCCAAGGTCGGTTTAATGCCGACGACGGCAACAGATACGCCGCGATTTTCATAAAAGGCGCGAACGGCCTGCCCGTCTTTTATCAAGCCCTGCTGCAGGCAATACCCGACGGCTAATACGTCCAGCTCATGAGGCGACGACGTCATATGCCTCACGCAGCAGTCATTCAGCCATAGATCCCAGGCGATTTCATCGGAAACCATAGCCGATGCCGCCTCTGTGCCTCCCTTTCGATACAGCAGACACGGATACTCCCGGCAAGATGATGTCTGATTACCCCTCATGTCCCGTCTCCTGCCTTTTCCGCCCTTCCAGCCATAACAAGGCCGTCACGACGGCGCCGCCGATACAGCGGGACTTGTCAGAAATGGTAAAGCAATTTTTCACTTCCTCCTGCCGCGGGTCAATATCGGCGATTTTAAAGCCTTCGATGACAGGATAGGAATCTCGAATCAAGCCGCGAACCAATCCCGTCAAAGACGCCAGCACAGGTACTCCGTCATCCAGACTCGGGACATATCCCTCAGGCAAAGCTTCCTTCGTAATAACTCCCAGAGGCCGCCTTTTTTCGACTATGCTTCCGATGCGGACGAGACCGTAAAAGCGGCCCGCCGCCGGACTGTGGATGACCCGTTCTTTTCCATAGCCGCCGATCAGCCCCGGCACGCCCGTGTTGGCTTTGGCCTGCCCTTCCAATATGATGCGTCCTAAATCGTGGCCTCTCATCGTCTCGATAACGGCATCTGCATCGACGCCGGCCATAAAGCCTGGCCCCAAAGCGACGACATGGCGCGCCATGTCTTTATTCGTACCAAGATTGCGTTTCGCTAAAATAGCGTCGACGACGGCCCAGGGCTGCAGCTCCGCAATAGAGCGGCCCTTAGGGTCGATGACAACCGGGACTTCGCCCTTGCTCCAAGCCTTCTCGATAGCCTTGCCGCTGCGGCAAAGACGGGCCGTAAGGTCTTCGATAGACGCCGTTTCATCATATACGGCTTCCGACAAGGCGACTTGCCGCCGAATCGCCGACGGGTCGGCCACTTCCAACACTAAGAGGGAAAATCCAGCCCGATGCAAAGCCTGGATTGTTCCGGTCGCAATGTCGCCGCCGCCGCGGACAATAACGAGTTTATCTTTCATGGAGATACTATCCTTTCTCTTCTTTCTGTATAGGCGGTTAGATTCACAAGTAATTAAACTCATTGTATCATACATTTGCAAGGTGCAACATATGTCGGGAAAAGTCATCGTGTATTCTGAAAAAATACACATGCCAAAAAAAAACGCATACATGTTACATGCGTCGCCTGCTGCCAGTCGCCTCACCTATCTGTCGCTTTTATGCGTTGTGTCTATCTGTTTAGTATATCCCCATCAGGACTTCGAATCGACAACTTTTGCCGCATAGACCTATCAGTATTCCATCTCATTTTCCCTGATTCGAAGTAAGGGACTCTCTCCCGTTTGCGCGTCGCTGCGCTCCTTCAAATGGGGTTCCCTGCTTATGCTGATCTTAAGGCAACTCTTTGACATCGGATGGGAAGCCGCTATATATAAAACATATACGTCTCCTGCTGGCGGTCGTCTCACCTATCAGTCGGAGCGGCACGTATGCATATGTTGCTGCAACATATCCTGTTTAGGTTAGCGGTCCGACATAAGCGACTCGCACAAGTTTGCGCGTCGTGTCTATCTGTCTAGTGTATCTCCATCAGGGCTTCGAATCGGCAGGCTTTGCCACAATAGGCCTATCGGTCTTCTATCTCATGTGTCCCGATTCGAAGTAAGCGACTCACTACCGTTTGCGCGTCGCTTCGCTCCTTCAAACGGTGTTCCCTGCTTATGCTTATCCCAGGGCAAGCCCTGGGTGATAGGATAGAAGATGCTGATTACAAAAAGAGAGCAGCGCATTTGCACTGCTCTCTTTTTGTAATCAGCGGCTTCCTATCCTCCCAGGGGGCCTCCCCCCAAGTACTTTCGGCGTTTGCGGGCTTAACTGCTGTGTTCGGCATGGGAACAGGTGGATCCCCGCAGCTATCGCCACTGAATTTCCTAAGGGCCCGTGCCCTTACAACTGCATAAAACGAACTTCCTTAACGAGCCTCCGCTCTGTTACGGTCTTCTTTCCTCAGAACCTGCTTCCAGATTCCCTCACCCACTCCCTTCGGGAGTAAGCGACTCTCTACTTAAGTCAAGCCCTCGGTCTATTAGTACCGGTCCGCTCCGTGCATCACTGCACTTCCACTCCCGGCCTATCTACCATGTCGTCTTCATGGGACCTTACTTGCTTTCACAATGAGAAACCTCATCTTTAGGCTGGTTTCACGCTTAGATGCTTTCAGCGTTTATCCGTCCCGGACGTAGCTACCCAGCTGCACGGCTGGCGCCATGACTGGTACACCATTGGTCCGTCCACTCCGGTCCTCTCGTACTAGGAGCAGCCCCTTTCAAGTTTCTTCCGCCCGCGATGGATAGGGACCGAACTGTCTCACGACGTTCTGAACCCAGCTCGCGTACCACTTTAATGGGCGAACAGCCCAACCCTTGGGACCTACTTCAGCCCCAGGATGTGATGAGCCGACATCGAGGTGCCAAACCTCCCCGTCGATATGGACTCTTGGGAGAGATAAGCCTGTTATCCCCAGGGTAGCTTTTATCCGTTGAGCGATGGCAATTCCACTCTCTACCACCGGATCACTAAGCCCGACTTTCGTCCCTGCTCGACCTGTCCGTCTCGCAGTCAAGCTCCCTTCTGCCTTTACACTCTTCGCGCGGTTTCCGTCCGCGCTGAGGGAACCTTTGGGCGCCTCCGTTGCTCTTTCGGAGGCGACCGCCCCAGTCAAACTGCCCGCCTGAGACTGTCCAAAGACTCGTTACGTCTCTCGTTAGAATCCCAATAAAACAAGGTTGGTATCCCACCAGCGGCTCTGCGGATACTGGCGTACCCGTTTCTCAGCCTCCCAACTATCCTGTACATCTCTTACCGGAATCCAATCTCAGGTTACAGT
This region of Megasphaera stantonii genomic DNA includes:
- a CDS encoding molybdopterin molybdotransferase MoeA, producing the protein MNALTLAEAAALWRGILAHTTHTIEYVPPDTAWGRIAAADICAAHPYPPYRKSPFDGYALCLNGKERSYEVVATIGAGEHYDEPVLPGQAVRLMTGCAVPRSCQAVVMQEAVRRQGKRIELTTIPLPEDNIIPIGEECLSGEVLLSQGTYLTSGAVSVAVAMGNTAIPVYKDVRVLLVTSGRELVMAGQERQYGQIYNSNAYLFQQLLRNEGIRSAAFCHVSDAPERLASEIERVRELAADADLILSTGGVSVGLYDTMPQLFQHLGARELYRRIAMRPGSASYGGLIERKGGNAVPVLGLSGNPSAAFNAFHLLAVPVLRQLRGEKRGDFPVVTCRLNGNLTKENPVDRFVQGRLSFAQGQPVFTPNHVVTSSALLGLKAANALALRPKHSPPLTNGAEVPVLLLRRI
- the fdhF gene encoding formate dehydrogenase subunit alpha, yielding MSAYKTITTVCPYCGAGCVIDCTVDTEHNCVVEAKGSPDGVNNEGRLCLKGLYGWDYLNDPQILTRRLRQPMIRKFGKDSPLVEVSWNEAIQFAAERLKAIIKSYGPDTVMGAGSARGPGNEAAYIMQKFMRAVVGTNNVDHCARVUHAPSVAGLGESVGEGAMSINIPEIEDAEVIFNIGYNGPASHPIVARRIVRAKKKGCKIICVDPRKTETARIADIYLPIKGGTNMLFLNAMAHVIVTSDLVDHDFIEAHTTGFEEYAAEISQKKYAPEAVSLATGLAAGDIRAAARLFASSKHTITLWGMGVTQFSQGVECVIACSNLNLMTGNYGRHASGVGPVRGQNNVQGTCDMGLLPNNYPGYQPVADPQVRQKFEKAWGRPLPSKPGMMLTQVPHAVLEETDPAKKIHAYYIVGEDPAQSDPNLAEVRETLSNIDFVIVQDIFFNKTCEYADVIFPATAWGEHDAVYTSCDRRFQRVRKLVEPQEGCLTDWDITCRLATAMGYPMHYADTEQIWDEMRRLCPKFTGATYEKIAANHGVQWPCTSEDPSDTGTPILHEGGHFATADHKGYFYYYPYTPVRERENAEYPFSLATVREVGHYSVRTMTGNCRVLAGLADEPGYIAMNTEDCRNLDITEGELVNVVSPRGHTITRCLPTDRVSPGSTYMTYQWWIGACNELTTSVLDPKSRTPEFKYCACRIEKIQNQKGAELFIKRRYEEIRARMGVSVKGENHV
- a CDS encoding 4Fe-4S dicluster domain-containing protein; this encodes MYKHVKVDPVLCIGCNTCMAACVVSHTGKRIFSMEPDSYDFTPRIRIVRTSDVTKPIHCMQCANPQCMAACPFNCIFFGERTIVIDEDACRGCGKCARACPFGAITMTRIVHGNTQGRSFRLVALKCDLCANTIKGTPACIDACPTEALSLFEPPPPRKKKKNT
- the yqeB gene encoding selenium-dependent molybdenum cofactor biosynthesis protein YqeB, which encodes MKDKLVIVRGGGDIATGTIQALHRAGFSLLVLEVADPSAIRRQVALSEAVYDETASIEDLTARLCRSGKAIEKAWSKGEVPVVIDPKGRSIAELQPWAVVDAILAKRNLGTNKDMARHVVALGPGFMAGVDADAVIETMRGHDLGRIILEGQAKANTGVPGLIGGYGKERVIHSPAAGRFYGLVRIGSIVEKRRPLGVITKEALPEGYVPSLDDGVPVLASLTGLVRGLIRDSYPVIEGFKIADIDPRQEEVKNCFTISDKSRCIGGAVVTALLWLEGRKRQETGHEG
- a CDS encoding formate dehydrogenase accessory sulfurtransferase FdhD, coding for MVSDEIAWDLWLNDCCVRHMTSSPHELDVLAVGYCLQQGLIKDGQAVRAFYENRGVSVAVVGIKPTLASKRRPMTVTVERLCSYGTLLDELSAAHHMTHGVHEGALVQDGVVLAYAEDVSRYNVLDRLAGEVYLRNIDTSQAVLVFSGRVPQQVAEKASVLGVSCIASRAMATSAGIEAAARLGLTLVCALRSDSFRVFAHEERIIVK